The Synchiropus splendidus isolate RoL2022-P1 chromosome 1, RoL_Sspl_1.0, whole genome shotgun sequence genome includes a window with the following:
- the stradb gene encoding STE20-related kinase adapter protein beta isoform X2: protein MDIEEHYEDSSHQFLSSDTSEYTLQGPSSSDDITGLSAEPAHYQILAELGRGFNSLSLVNLARHTPTGQMVAIKRTNLDECTEEELLHLMNEVLLSRLFRHTNLLTSRLVFSSCSQLWVLTPLMSYGSADSLLRTYFPDGMSESLIAYLLFGVLKALEYLHRMGYVHRGVKASHILLSEDGHVYLSGLHSIYSLMRDGKRMRAVFDMPHHSPAQLPWLSPELLRQDLHGYGVKSDIYSLGIVACELVSGRVPFQDMPPTQMLLQKLRGSHCCLLDIAPFPLGELGGLKVSRSGIDSGIGESVVTGSLTHSATAPPTDRPQSPGPKNHSATLHNLVQLCLQQQPERRPSASTLLTHAFFKQVKRHTRDSFLSLMYPAAPLTSPEDPPVSCPPGCSDHTSTPTVGDTAESVWDFS, encoded by the exons ATGGACATAGAGGAGCACTATGAAGACAGCAGCCACCAGTTTCTG AGCTCAGACACTTCTGAATATACCCTGCAGGGTCCATCaagcagtgatgacatcacaggactGTCAGCTGAGCCAGCTCACTACCAGATTCTTGCTGAGCTAG GGAGGGGCTTTAACAGCCTGAGCCTGGTGAACCTGGCTCGTCACACCCCGACAGGTCAGATGGTGGCCATCAAACGGACCAATCTGGATGAGTGCACCGAGGAGGAGCTGCTTCACCTCATG AATGAAGTTTTGCTCTCCAGGCTGTTCCGTCACACAAACTTGCTGACCTCTCGTCTGGTCTTCAGCTCGTGTAGTCAGCTGTGGGTCctcacacctctcatgtcttACG GTTCTGCAGACTCTTTACTGAGAACTTACTTCCCTGATGGAATGAGTGAGTCATTAATCGCATATCTACTGTTTGGTGTGCTGAAAGCCTTGGAGTACTTGCACCGTATGGGCTATGttcacag AGGTGTGAAGGCCAGTCATATCCTGCTGTCAGAAGATGGCCATGTCTACCTATCAGGGCTCCATAGTATTTACAGCTTGATGCGTGACGGCAAGCGGATGAGAGCCGTATTTGACATGCCCCACCACAGCCCCGCCCAGCTGCCCTGGCTCAGCCCGGAACTACTGCGACAG GATCTGCATGGGTACGGTGTGAAGTCAGACATCTACAGTCTGGGCATTGTAGCTTGCGAGTTGGTCAGTGGCAGGGTGCCCTTCCAGGATATGCCACCCACTCAG ATGCTCCTTCAGAAGTTGCGCGGCTCTCACTGCTGCCTTCTGGATATTGCCCCCTTCCCACTGGGCGAGCTTGGGGGACTTAAAGTGTCTCGCTCTGGAATTGACTCTGGAATTGGGGAGAGTGTAGTCACTGGAAGTCTGACCCACAGCGCCACTGCCCCACCCACCGACAGACCTCAGAGCCCTGGACCTAAAAATCACTCGGCCACTCTGCACAACCTGGTGCAGCTGTGCCTACAGCAGCAACCAGAGAGAAG GCCGTCTGCATCGACACTGTTGACCCACGCCTTCTTTAAACAG GTGAAGAGACACACCAGAGACTCTTTTCTTAGCCTTATGTACCCAGCAGCTCCTCTCACCAGCCCTGAGGATCCTCCAGTGTCCTGCCCTCCCGGCTGCTCTGACCACACTTCCACTCCGACCGTGGGGGACACAGCAGAGTCTGTGTGGGACTTCTCCTAA
- the stradb gene encoding STE20-related kinase adapter protein beta isoform X1: MSFLDCSCISHTQVQPMDIEEHYEDSSHQFLSSDTSEYTLQGPSSSDDITGLSAEPAHYQILAELGRGFNSLSLVNLARHTPTGQMVAIKRTNLDECTEEELLHLMNEVLLSRLFRHTNLLTSRLVFSSCSQLWVLTPLMSYGSADSLLRTYFPDGMSESLIAYLLFGVLKALEYLHRMGYVHRGVKASHILLSEDGHVYLSGLHSIYSLMRDGKRMRAVFDMPHHSPAQLPWLSPELLRQDLHGYGVKSDIYSLGIVACELVSGRVPFQDMPPTQMLLQKLRGSHCCLLDIAPFPLGELGGLKVSRSGIDSGIGESVVTGSLTHSATAPPTDRPQSPGPKNHSATLHNLVQLCLQQQPERRPSASTLLTHAFFKQVKRHTRDSFLSLMYPAAPLTSPEDPPVSCPPGCSDHTSTPTVGDTAESVWDFS, translated from the exons ATGTCTTTCCTG GACTGTTCCTGCATCTCCCACACTCAGGTCCAGCCCATGGACATAGAGGAGCACTATGAAGACAGCAGCCACCAGTTTCTG AGCTCAGACACTTCTGAATATACCCTGCAGGGTCCATCaagcagtgatgacatcacaggactGTCAGCTGAGCCAGCTCACTACCAGATTCTTGCTGAGCTAG GGAGGGGCTTTAACAGCCTGAGCCTGGTGAACCTGGCTCGTCACACCCCGACAGGTCAGATGGTGGCCATCAAACGGACCAATCTGGATGAGTGCACCGAGGAGGAGCTGCTTCACCTCATG AATGAAGTTTTGCTCTCCAGGCTGTTCCGTCACACAAACTTGCTGACCTCTCGTCTGGTCTTCAGCTCGTGTAGTCAGCTGTGGGTCctcacacctctcatgtcttACG GTTCTGCAGACTCTTTACTGAGAACTTACTTCCCTGATGGAATGAGTGAGTCATTAATCGCATATCTACTGTTTGGTGTGCTGAAAGCCTTGGAGTACTTGCACCGTATGGGCTATGttcacag AGGTGTGAAGGCCAGTCATATCCTGCTGTCAGAAGATGGCCATGTCTACCTATCAGGGCTCCATAGTATTTACAGCTTGATGCGTGACGGCAAGCGGATGAGAGCCGTATTTGACATGCCCCACCACAGCCCCGCCCAGCTGCCCTGGCTCAGCCCGGAACTACTGCGACAG GATCTGCATGGGTACGGTGTGAAGTCAGACATCTACAGTCTGGGCATTGTAGCTTGCGAGTTGGTCAGTGGCAGGGTGCCCTTCCAGGATATGCCACCCACTCAG ATGCTCCTTCAGAAGTTGCGCGGCTCTCACTGCTGCCTTCTGGATATTGCCCCCTTCCCACTGGGCGAGCTTGGGGGACTTAAAGTGTCTCGCTCTGGAATTGACTCTGGAATTGGGGAGAGTGTAGTCACTGGAAGTCTGACCCACAGCGCCACTGCCCCACCCACCGACAGACCTCAGAGCCCTGGACCTAAAAATCACTCGGCCACTCTGCACAACCTGGTGCAGCTGTGCCTACAGCAGCAACCAGAGAGAAG GCCGTCTGCATCGACACTGTTGACCCACGCCTTCTTTAAACAG GTGAAGAGACACACCAGAGACTCTTTTCTTAGCCTTATGTACCCAGCAGCTCCTCTCACCAGCCCTGAGGATCCTCCAGTGTCCTGCCCTCCCGGCTGCTCTGACCACACTTCCACTCCGACCGTGGGGGACACAGCAGAGTCTGTGTGGGACTTCTCCTAA